A window of Xiphophorus hellerii strain 12219 chromosome 19, Xiphophorus_hellerii-4.1, whole genome shotgun sequence contains these coding sequences:
- the LOC116709123 gene encoding proto-oncogene c-Fos-like isoform X1, with protein MYKNNQTPDMDAVSPTLRTESPVGTLCQKTPEEAISPASSSESGAKEVSQDISAQDNPFVPTVTAISSTPDFQWMVQPTIITSVSPSLGSKQANEPQSSHQATPKAGGSKGKNASRKGKTEQLSPEEEEKKRIRRERNKMAAAKCRNRRRELTDTLQAETDKLEEEKAALETEIANLLKEKERLEFILATHKSVCQIPEELESILQASVSSPELPPSPDEDRLQDEGIQEAPSLQDMDIPSDPSTAISGNSNILLCANAEINISDLEPSLDIKEGLLDNILPSLEDRIPMETARSVPDIDLSSSLGVSDWETLYKSVSCDLEPLSTPVVTSTPTCSSYLSVFTFACPELDSLAEEELDGLKGGLSKAESVDILNSPTLLAL; from the exons ATGTATAAAAACAACCAGACGCCTGATATGGATGCAGTCTCTCCAACCTTGCGGACAGAGTCTCCTGTCGGGACGCTCTGCCAGAAGACGCCAGAAGAGGCGATCTCTCCAGCGTCTTCCTCGGAGAGCGGAGCCAAG gAGGTCAGCCAGGATATAAGTGCTCAGGACAATCCATTTGTTCCAACAGTTACAGCAATATCCTCCACCCCAGATTTCCAGTGGATGGTCCAGCCTACGATTATTACATCTGTCTCCCCGTCTCTGGGCAGCAAGCAAGCCAATGAACCGCAAAGCTCTCACCAGGCAACACCCAAAGCAGGCGGGAGCAAGGGAAAAAATGCTTCCAGAAAGGGGAAAACAGAGCAG ttgtctccagaggaggaggagaagaagcgGATAAGACGGGAGAGGAATAAAATGGCTGCAGCAAAGTGTCGCAACAGACGGCGGGAGCTCACAGATACGCTGCAAGCT GAGACCGAcaagctggaggaggaaaaagCAGCCCTGGAGACGGAAATAGCCAACCTGCTCAAAGAGAAAGAGCGCCTCGAGTTTATCCTCGCCACACATAAATCAGTATGCCAGATCCCAGAGGAGCTGGAGTCCATTTTACAGGCTTCGGTGAGTTCCCCAGAGCTGCCTCCCAGTCCAGATGAGGACAGGCTTCAGGATGAAGGCATCCAGGAAGCTCCTTCACTCCAGGACATGGACATCCCCAGTGATCCGTCCACAGCCATCTCTGGGAACTCCAATATCTTGCTGTGCGCCAACGCTGAAATCAACATCTCCGATCTGGAGCCCTCCCTGGACATTAAGGAGGGGCTACTAGACAATATCCTACCCAGTCTGGAGGACAGAATCCCCATGGAGACGGCTCGATCAGTGCCAGACATAGATCTGAGCAGCTCCCTCGGCGTCTCGGACTGGGAGACCTTGTATAAGTCTGTCTCCTGTGACCTGGAGCCTCTCAGCACTCCGGTGGTGACCTCCACCCCCACCTGCAGCAGCTACCTGTCTGTGTTCACGTTTGCGTGTCCCGAGCTGGACTCTCTGGCGGAGGAGGAACTGGACGGCCTTAAAGGTGGTCTGAGCAAGGCTGAATCCGTTGATATTCTGAACTCGCCAACGCTTCTCGCCTTATAA
- the LOC116709123 gene encoding proto-oncogene c-Fos-like isoform X2, with translation MIKSNIDPEKAISGEGYVKTIQHPGHPVSSDHIEVSQDISAQDNPFVPTVTAISSTPDFQWMVQPTIITSVSPSLGSKQANEPQSSHQATPKAGGSKGKNASRKGKTEQLSPEEEEKKRIRRERNKMAAAKCRNRRRELTDTLQAETDKLEEEKAALETEIANLLKEKERLEFILATHKSVCQIPEELESILQASVSSPELPPSPDEDRLQDEGIQEAPSLQDMDIPSDPSTAISGNSNILLCANAEINISDLEPSLDIKEGLLDNILPSLEDRIPMETARSVPDIDLSSSLGVSDWETLYKSVSCDLEPLSTPVVTSTPTCSSYLSVFTFACPELDSLAEEELDGLKGGLSKAESVDILNSPTLLAL, from the exons ATGATAAAGTCAAATATTGATCCGGAGAAGGCTATTTCTGGTGAGGGATATGTCAAAACAATACAACATCCAGGGCACCCTGTGTCTTCTGATCATATT gAGGTCAGCCAGGATATAAGTGCTCAGGACAATCCATTTGTTCCAACAGTTACAGCAATATCCTCCACCCCAGATTTCCAGTGGATGGTCCAGCCTACGATTATTACATCTGTCTCCCCGTCTCTGGGCAGCAAGCAAGCCAATGAACCGCAAAGCTCTCACCAGGCAACACCCAAAGCAGGCGGGAGCAAGGGAAAAAATGCTTCCAGAAAGGGGAAAACAGAGCAG ttgtctccagaggaggaggagaagaagcgGATAAGACGGGAGAGGAATAAAATGGCTGCAGCAAAGTGTCGCAACAGACGGCGGGAGCTCACAGATACGCTGCAAGCT GAGACCGAcaagctggaggaggaaaaagCAGCCCTGGAGACGGAAATAGCCAACCTGCTCAAAGAGAAAGAGCGCCTCGAGTTTATCCTCGCCACACATAAATCAGTATGCCAGATCCCAGAGGAGCTGGAGTCCATTTTACAGGCTTCGGTGAGTTCCCCAGAGCTGCCTCCCAGTCCAGATGAGGACAGGCTTCAGGATGAAGGCATCCAGGAAGCTCCTTCACTCCAGGACATGGACATCCCCAGTGATCCGTCCACAGCCATCTCTGGGAACTCCAATATCTTGCTGTGCGCCAACGCTGAAATCAACATCTCCGATCTGGAGCCCTCCCTGGACATTAAGGAGGGGCTACTAGACAATATCCTACCCAGTCTGGAGGACAGAATCCCCATGGAGACGGCTCGATCAGTGCCAGACATAGATCTGAGCAGCTCCCTCGGCGTCTCGGACTGGGAGACCTTGTATAAGTCTGTCTCCTGTGACCTGGAGCCTCTCAGCACTCCGGTGGTGACCTCCACCCCCACCTGCAGCAGCTACCTGTCTGTGTTCACGTTTGCGTGTCCCGAGCTGGACTCTCTGGCGGAGGAGGAACTGGACGGCCTTAAAGGTGGTCTGAGCAAGGCTGAATCCGTTGATATTCTGAACTCGCCAACGCTTCTCGCCTTATAA